A window from Betta splendens chromosome 1, fBetSpl5.4, whole genome shotgun sequence encodes these proteins:
- the c1h22orf23 gene encoding UPF0193 protein EVG1: protein METSSQARGGGGLWNKPRAAQYSKETQDMLRLMMQESRLTTLQRKQINECLKNGAALPLTPDPTPSSTPPAPKSRKSVQVRLPGKPQRRSAESCRSGNSYTRDRFHPGPTRDLEKEKKRLQSILSNGHDKPPSPTNAAYQSPEVSEDRDRYQEVLDEIEERRQFLADMASLGQEKKYINIINTEISQKIRELEMLDNCSKKNAPAPERKE from the exons ATGGAGACTTCCTCACAGGCCAGAGGCGGCGGGGGGCTGTGGAATAAGCCCAGGGCGGCCCAGTACAGCAAGGAGACTCAGGACATGCTGAGAT TGATGATGCAGGAGTCAAGGCTCACCACCCTCCAAAGGAAGCAGATCAATGAATGCCTGAAGA atggagcagctttGCCACTGACCCCTGATCCCACACCATCATCTACGCCCCCTGCGCCTAAAAGCCGTAAATCGGTCCAGGTACGCCTGCCAGGCAAGCCTCAGAGACGCAGCGCTGAGTCCTGTCGCTCCGGGAACAGTTACACCAGAGATAGGTTCCATCCTGGTCCTACAC GTGAcctggagaaagaaaagaagaggctTCAGAGTATTCTGTCAAATGGGCATGATAAACCTCCATCTCCAACAAATGCTGCATATCAGAGCCCAGAGGTGTCAGAAGACAGGGACCGGTATCAGGAGG TTTTGGATGAGATAGAGGAAAGAAGGCAGTTTCTGGCAGACATGGCCTCTCTGGGTCAGGAGAAGAAATacatcaacatcatcaacaCGGAGATATCGCAG AAAATCAGAGAACTGGAGATGCTGGACAACTGCTCGAAGAAGAATGCACCTGCACCCGAGAGAAAAGAGTAG